In Rhodamnia argentea isolate NSW1041297 chromosome 1, ASM2092103v1, whole genome shotgun sequence, the genomic window TCCTTCTAAAAGTAAAACCCTGTCAGtctaatttttctcttccaaGCAACTACCatcaaagagagaggaaaatgcTTGGGCGCTAACTCGTTGGCATTACTTAGAGAAGCGACTTGAATACTCTTGTGTAGTCTAGCAATTTGCATGGGCCTACAGTGTGCAAGCAAGACTATTGTCTCTGTTACGAGTCACCCTGAGTTCTTTTATTTCTAGTTTCTTTGTTTATGGAGTCAATTTAGGTACCGTGTTATCATTTCAAGCTTGTGCAGTTGCAAAATTGGCAGCAATGAACTTTGGTGGCTGATTCCctaccacacaaaaaaaaaaaaaaatttttgttaGGTGATTTTCTGGGTCAATTGTAAACGTATGGGGGAAACTAAGTTATATAGATATTGTGAGACTGTTAATCTTAGAGTTTGTGTATGTAATTATCGTCAAATCTCTTGTCAGTACTTATTTGACATCTCCCCTACTCATTTGTGCTTTGCAGGTGGTCACTCCAATAGCACCTCTAAGCCAGCAGGTAATCTCTCATAATCTCAGCGTTGGTTGTTAAGGGTTGTGTTTGACTTTAGGTTTACCTTTAAGGGTCGTATCTGTTGAATATTAATTGACCCATCTGTTTTTTTCACCCTTTCATAGCCAGTGCTAGATCAGAATAGAAGTTTTTCTTGCTGGAATTTCCAACCGGATTTTTTGTGTGCTCTATTGGCTATCAAGTTCTATCACCACCAATGAGACTGATATTTCCCCCCTTTCCTACTGtgctttgcttttgcttttgctcagTAAATGGCTGCTTCATTCTTTTAGCACAGTGCTTTGGCATCTGAGTGGACTGAATTGACCTTTCGTGTTGCTATGCGTGCATGCTCTTTTCAAATACTCTTGCTCAGGGTTTAGGATAAATTCCATGGagtgttgtttaggtcatgtAGCTAGTTTTTGCAGACAGATCGTTTTAGTGCCGAGTATGTTCATGGTTATGATTTACTACTTTAGCATAAGTATTTTGTGGTCACATCTTCCTTATTTTACAGGCTGGGTACTACTGTTCAGTATGTGAATGTGTGGTGAAGGATTCAGCAAATTACTTGGATCATATAAATGGAAAGAAACGTATGTGTTCATCAATAGCGTTCCTTCAGTCAATTTTTTACAAGTGTCTCAAATTAGTTTTCATCCTCTCCTGGTCGcttgtttcattttttcattcaGATCAAAGGGCCTTGGGTATGTCTATGCGGGTAGAACGAGCATCTCTTGAACAGGTgattctctcttttattttgcaGTGTGATTAAACTCTCTCTACTGCTTACTCTGGGGATTAAGACATTGTCTTCTTGGGGCATGATGTATGCTTTGCCAAATGACATGGTTGAGATTAGGAATGGAAGGCTCATCTGCTGAAGGTCTTTTTGTGGCCTGTAGGTACAAGGGCGTTTTGAACAACTTAAGAAGAGAAAGCCTCCTGGTACCTTTACAGAGCAAGGTAACCCTTCAAAGGATGCAAACGTGTATGGAGTTGAGTTTATTGATGCTTCATTTAATCAGATGGCTAATGGGAAGTTTGTCTACTTTACTGTACAGATCTCGACGACCGAATATTAAAACaacaggaggaagaggaggaacgAAAAcgccaaagaagagaaaagaagaaagagaagaaggttAGTAAGTTTACTTGTTTTTGGTGTGGATCACAATACAAGTAGGAACATGCAGCTGTTAACCTGCAACTGCCCGTGGCTCTGGTCCTGCTGTGCTTGCTTTGGTTTTCTTTGTCATTCACTCATTTGTTCTGTGGGTCAGAAGGAGAAGGCGCTAGAAGAGGAACCCGAAATGGATCCAGAGGTTGCAGCTATGATGGGATTTGGGGGTTTTGGCTCATCCAAGAAGTAATCACTCACCATCATACCTTCCTATCATTGGTGATATTCCCAATGTCATTGTGAACTTCAAGATGGAAATGTCGTCTTGATCCACAGCGGTCCTTCACGAAGATGATTTTCAAGGTCATCTCGAATTTGTAGCTGATGTATGTGGTGtcttttcatctttattttagGTTAAATGGAAGCTAACTTCATTTAGATTGGTATTCTGTTATCAAGCTGTATCTGTAGGTATTCTCTGGCTTAAACTCCAGCTGGAACTTGAAAGAGAGAGTCTTATGGCTTCCAGTTACATTTTATCGTTATGGTAGATATGAGAATTTGGATTGTCTCGACATCCCCTGTAAGTATGTTCTTGCTTGACAAGGCGAGTGAC contains:
- the LOC115752851 gene encoding zinc finger matrin-type protein 2 → MVNTGNNAVGVDNTFRRKFDREEYLERAREREKQETEPRHKSKSKAPPVQRKPLKHRDYEVDLESRLGKTQVVTPIAPLSQQAGYYCSVCECVVKDSANYLDHINGKKHQRALGMSMRVERASLEQVQGRFEQLKKRKPPGTFTEQDLDDRILKQQEEEEERKRQRREKKKEKKKEKALEEEPEMDPEVAAMMGFGGFGSSKK